The Methanomassiliicoccales archaeon genome has a window encoding:
- a CDS encoding DUF367 family protein: MIPLEMEVFGYSQLQQCQTFISLNPKLPSHMIPVYVYEGGQCDPKKCTAKKMSRLGLAKPIKLLREIPRGSIVLDPMAEKALSAEDRDRALRRGIVVMDISWEHIDLFPKIEKSVEHRALPYLLAANPVNWGKPTKLSSAEALAAALHILGFFDQARSILSKFSWGEQFINLNKELLDRYAQAKTSAEVVDIQKDYCGSLP; this comes from the coding sequence ATGATCCCCCTCGAAATGGAAGTATTTGGGTACAGTCAGTTGCAACAATGCCAAACCTTTATTTCTTTAAATCCTAAGTTACCGTCGCACATGATACCAGTTTACGTTTACGAGGGCGGCCAGTGCGATCCGAAGAAGTGCACTGCCAAAAAAATGTCAAGACTGGGGCTGGCTAAGCCGATAAAGCTGCTCCGTGAAATCCCAAGAGGGAGCATCGTGCTCGATCCGATGGCAGAAAAAGCACTTTCCGCTGAGGATAGGGACAGAGCTTTGAGAAGGGGGATTGTTGTCATGGATATTTCCTGGGAACACATCGATCTGTTTCCCAAAATCGAGAAGAGTGTGGAGCACCGAGCGCTTCCTTATCTACTGGCCGCGAACCCTGTCAATTGGGGGAAACCTACGAAGCTGAGCAGCGCGGAAGCTCTGGCAGCAGCATTGCACATCCTTGGTTTTTTTGATCAGGCAAGGAGCATCCTGTCAAAATTTTCGTGGGGCGAGCAGTTCATCAACCTTAATAAAGAATTGCTGGATCGCTATGCACAAGCTAAGACAAGTGCTGAGGTCGTAGACATTCAAAAGGATTACTGCGGATCTCTGCCGTGA
- a CDS encoding permease, giving the protein MSEMIGSLAQAGEFFVIIMLELTLLFLGITFLVGIMQEYVPEEKIKKALGAGKRKAVGSVFGAFFGALTPFCSCSTIPIFVGLIDAGVPFAIAMSFLIASPLLNPIIIGLLLLLLGTTITLIYALVSFTFAVGVGLLLDAVGFEKHLKSVTVVGKEEREIVATGGNSTFWQRHGPRLRRAGSFAWSLFLHMFPYLLVGAGIGAFIYGFVPQDFIVQYAGPGNPFSIPVAAVIGVPMYIRAETIIPIGFVLVEKGMSVGTAIALIIGGAGASIPELMMLAGIFKRKLLIAFIAVVIGVAIAAGYLSDFLIMIMK; this is encoded by the coding sequence ATGAGCGAAATGATAGGCAGTTTAGCGCAAGCTGGGGAGTTCTTTGTCATCATCATGCTCGAGCTAACCCTGCTCTTTCTCGGGATCACATTCCTTGTTGGGATCATGCAGGAATATGTTCCTGAAGAGAAGATCAAGAAAGCTCTTGGCGCAGGCAAGAGAAAAGCGGTTGGAAGCGTTTTTGGTGCGTTTTTCGGGGCGCTCACGCCATTTTGCTCCTGCTCGACAATTCCCATATTTGTAGGCCTGATCGACGCGGGCGTGCCGTTTGCCATAGCTATGTCGTTTCTCATCGCATCTCCTCTGCTCAATCCCATCATCATCGGTCTCCTGCTTCTGCTCCTCGGCACCACCATTACATTGATCTATGCTCTTGTCAGCTTCACATTTGCCGTCGGCGTTGGCTTATTGCTCGATGCCGTGGGATTTGAGAAGCACTTGAAATCTGTGACTGTGGTGGGAAAGGAGGAGAGGGAGATCGTTGCAACAGGGGGGAATTCAACCTTCTGGCAGAGGCACGGTCCAAGGCTGAGGAGAGCAGGGAGCTTCGCGTGGTCGCTCTTCCTGCACATGTTTCCATATCTGCTTGTCGGCGCTGGTATCGGTGCTTTCATCTACGGCTTCGTGCCGCAGGACTTCATCGTTCAGTACGCCGGTCCCGGAAATCCCTTTTCAATTCCAGTGGCTGCAGTCATCGGCGTGCCCATGTACATCAGGGCTGAGACGATCATTCCGATAGGCTTCGTGCTCGTTGAAAAGGGCATGAGCGTCGGCACGGCAATAGCACTCATCATCGGAGGTGCCGGCGCGAGCATTCCAGAGTTGATGATGCTGGCCGGAATTTTCAAGAGGAAGTTATTGATCGCATTCATCGCCGTCGTTATTGGGGTCGCGATTGCAGCTGGTTATCTTTCGGATTTTCTTATCATGATCATGAAGTGA
- a CDS encoding ATPase domain-containing protein, which yields MRIEFLRDQHVSDLLSWGSLENAIIGQSNIVQQMQSLQKERKLCATGIECLDRILGGGVPVGHVVLVIGASGTGKTTLSLEFLIRGAIASEKGIFVSTVSPVEKILSSIDRFDFFDRKMLEDGRLNILHIDAFESSIGDALILDSLEKGMRLADLIGDKIRKINASRLVIDSFSSFSGQSNGVPIGPKVLSRLSSILFEAKCTAMVTADELKGSELAVADGVILMGDFERRGDLLRTMQVIKMRGVDHSRSRYVIDLTSCGVLATPLLRGGSR from the coding sequence ATGAGAATCGAATTCTTGCGAGATCAACATGTATCTGATTTACTTTCATGGGGTTCCTTAGAAAATGCTATAATAGGGCAATCGAATATTGTCCAGCAAATGCAGTCATTGCAGAAGGAAAGGAAGTTGTGCGCGACCGGTATTGAGTGCCTCGACAGAATTCTTGGAGGAGGAGTCCCGGTCGGACATGTCGTGCTTGTGATCGGCGCCTCTGGCACGGGGAAGACTACATTGTCATTAGAATTTCTTATCAGAGGGGCAATCGCTAGCGAAAAGGGAATTTTCGTATCGACTGTCTCGCCTGTGGAAAAGATTCTATCGAGCATCGATCGTTTCGACTTCTTTGACAGGAAGATGCTAGAAGATGGTAGGTTGAACATTCTGCACATCGATGCTTTTGAAAGCTCCATCGGTGATGCGTTGATCCTTGATTCCTTGGAAAAAGGGATGAGGCTGGCTGATTTAATAGGGGATAAAATAAGGAAAATCAATGCGAGCAGGCTCGTTATCGATTCGTTCAGCAGTTTTTCTGGGCAGAGCAACGGCGTGCCAATAGGCCCTAAGGTACTCTCGAGGCTGAGCTCAATTCTCTTTGAGGCAAAATGTACTGCAATGGTCACCGCTGATGAGTTGAAGGGAAGCGAGCTAGCGGTGGCGGATGGAGTGATACTTATGGGCGATTTCGAGAGGCGAGGAGATTTGCTGAGGACAATGCAGGTGATCAAGATGAGGGGAGTCGACCATTCAAGATCGAGGTACGTCATTGATTTGACAAGCTGCGGGGTCTTGGCCACTCCGCTACTGAGAGGCGGCAGCAGATGA
- a CDS encoding type IV pilin N-terminal domain-containing protein, whose amino-acid sequence MKRIWKMRRDSEAVSPVIATILMVAITVVLAAVLYVMVMGFGGPSSNPPIAALNYEKTAENTYKISVISIDREVFWSDCKLAVVNNTASDTSELLSGGTVSGIAPAVAYSVELIDLGTGAKVGAGDYFVIKTQADHTYTISILYGTKEDAIGTVTFTAT is encoded by the coding sequence ATGAAAAGGATTTGGAAAATGAGAAGGGATTCTGAAGCAGTTTCCCCAGTCATCGCGACGATCCTCATGGTGGCCATTACTGTTGTATTGGCCGCTGTGCTGTACGTCATGGTGATGGGATTCGGAGGGCCGTCTTCGAATCCACCAATTGCAGCGCTAAATTATGAGAAAACCGCGGAAAACACTTACAAAATCAGTGTAATCTCAATTGACCGAGAGGTATTCTGGTCTGATTGCAAGCTCGCAGTCGTTAATAACACTGCTTCAGATACATCAGAATTACTGTCAGGTGGGACTGTATCAGGAATCGCGCCCGCTGTTGCTTACTCGGTAGAATTAATCGATCTTGGAACTGGTGCGAAGGTCGGAGCTGGTGATTACTTCGTTATTAAAACCCAGGCAGATCATACCTACACGATAAGCATACTGTACGGCACGAAGGAAGACGCCATTGGAACTGTGACCTTCACTGCGACCTGA
- a CDS encoding MFS transporter: MSLQMDGRRKGRLTLAMQVIVLLGLVSLLGDIIYEGARSITGPYLAVLGASAAVVGFVSGIGEFIGYAVRLLSGYLADRTERYWVMTFLGYGLLVSIPLLAVAGRWEIAAILIVTERMGKAIRTPSRDAILSHATKEVGRGWGFGIHEALDQVGAIIGPLIFTVVFILKGSYEQGFALMAIPLILMIIVLFIAMRKAPIPSKLESEEKNDSDDGRNSLPRTFWLYTIFIALSVLGFAHFQIISYHMKIESVVPDAEIPLFYAVAMGIDAAVALLVGRFYDKIGLCTVALIPLLTIPIPFLAFTTSYIAILFGTVLWGAVMGVQETIMRAAIADISPLRRRGFSYGVFNTAYGASWFVGSTIIGILYEISIFWIYLLVLATQILSLVIFYPVVRCRPKQGA; the protein is encoded by the coding sequence ATGTCGCTGCAAATGGACGGAAGACGAAAGGGCAGGCTGACGCTCGCAATGCAGGTCATTGTATTGCTGGGGCTCGTGAGCCTGCTAGGCGACATCATCTACGAAGGAGCGAGGAGTATTACCGGGCCTTACCTTGCGGTTCTAGGGGCGAGCGCAGCGGTTGTCGGTTTCGTATCGGGCATCGGCGAATTCATTGGATACGCGGTGAGGCTTCTGTCGGGATACCTTGCCGATCGAACAGAAAGATACTGGGTGATGACGTTCCTCGGCTATGGCCTTCTCGTTTCAATCCCCCTGCTTGCCGTGGCAGGCCGATGGGAGATTGCAGCAATTCTGATAGTAACTGAGAGAATGGGAAAGGCTATCAGAACTCCTTCAAGGGACGCAATTCTGTCTCATGCCACGAAAGAGGTGGGGAGGGGGTGGGGGTTTGGAATTCATGAAGCCCTCGACCAGGTAGGTGCTATCATAGGCCCTCTGATTTTCACAGTCGTGTTCATCCTCAAAGGGAGTTATGAGCAGGGATTTGCCCTGATGGCAATTCCGCTCATCCTCATGATAATCGTTCTCTTCATCGCAATGCGCAAGGCGCCGATCCCCTCGAAGCTCGAATCCGAAGAAAAGAACGATTCCGACGACGGAAGGAACAGCTTGCCGAGAACTTTCTGGCTCTACACGATTTTTATCGCTCTCTCCGTACTCGGCTTCGCGCATTTTCAGATAATTTCATATCACATGAAGATCGAGTCAGTCGTGCCCGATGCCGAGATTCCGCTTTTCTACGCGGTCGCCATGGGTATTGATGCGGCCGTTGCGCTGCTTGTCGGTAGATTTTATGATAAAATTGGATTGTGCACCGTCGCCCTCATTCCTCTTCTGACAATCCCCATTCCGTTCCTAGCATTCACGACTTCTTACATTGCGATACTCTTCGGTACCGTGTTGTGGGGTGCCGTGATGGGGGTACAGGAAACGATCATGAGGGCAGCGATCGCAGATATTTCCCCTTTGAGGAGAAGGGGGTTTTCATACGGCGTTTTCAACACTGCGTACGGTGCATCGTGGTTCGTTGGCAGCACGATCATCGGCATTCTTTACGAAATCTCGATTTTCTGGATTTATCTGCTCGTGCTTGCAACTCAGATACTGTCGTTAGTAATCTTCTATCCGGTCGTTCGATGTCGCCCCAAGCAAGGGGCTTAG
- a CDS encoding radical SAM protein, which produces MAIYRITFSREYGRVSLYNWGCNFSCKGCCYSILSIPNEKKIPLERVKKVLLELNPTRVHFLGGEPTTNPDLPELARFCHEELRAYTKIGHSNGSNMPPRHIDAVSVSIKAITDEIHREYTGASNARVLDNFMRMYERGIKVDASSVYIPGYIDCDEIERIAKFISAIDPEIPYHIVGYVPVPGSQWRNPLAEEVQAAARVARKYLSNVTFSCLTRERLLDLRSTDPRFKSAVVA; this is translated from the coding sequence ATGGCGATCTACAGAATCACCTTCTCCCGCGAATATGGGCGAGTGAGCCTTTACAACTGGGGTTGCAATTTCAGTTGTAAGGGATGCTGCTACAGCATTCTGTCGATTCCAAACGAGAAGAAGATCCCGCTGGAACGCGTGAAGAAGGTTTTGCTGGAGCTCAATCCGACTCGGGTACACTTCCTCGGCGGTGAGCCGACGACAAATCCAGATTTGCCGGAGCTGGCGCGCTTCTGTCACGAAGAGCTCCGCGCCTATACAAAAATAGGGCATTCGAATGGATCGAACATGCCGCCGAGGCACATCGATGCTGTCTCGGTAAGCATTAAAGCCATCACCGATGAGATTCACCGCGAATACACTGGTGCTTCGAACGCACGCGTGCTTGATAATTTTATGAGGATGTACGAAAGAGGCATCAAGGTCGATGCGAGCAGTGTTTACATCCCTGGTTACATCGATTGCGATGAGATTGAAAGGATCGCGAAATTCATTTCCGCCATTGATCCAGAAATTCCCTACCACATCGTTGGGTACGTTCCGGTTCCAGGATCCCAGTGGAGAAACCCGCTGGCGGAGGAGGTGCAGGCGGCTGCAAGAGTTGCAAGAAAGTACTTATCAAACGTCACCTTTTCCTGCCTTACCCGCGAAAGGCTGCTGGATTTGAGATCAACAGACCCGCGCTTCAAGAGTGCTGTGGTGGCTTAA
- a CDS encoding ABC transporter ATP-binding protein, protein MKIKDVSFSYNSVNALESVTFEAGEGEITGIIGPNGSGKTTLLRCINRSLKPKAGTVMLDGADLSKMDRVEIAKKIGVVPQRTTVFPFTVFDVILMGRFPHLDVMGGEKPEDFEVVKRAMTLTNTLHLAERVVDELSGGELQRVIIARALAQEPEVLLLDEPTLHLDVNHQLELLDLVRSITKEKRLMTILVSHDLNLAARYCDKLIMLSDGKVHSVGSVGEVLTPRRLKEVFHVDVEVIYHEKTRSYNVILLSPNG, encoded by the coding sequence TTGAAAATCAAGGATGTGAGTTTTTCGTACAACAGCGTCAATGCGCTCGAAAGCGTGACTTTCGAGGCGGGAGAGGGGGAGATTACTGGCATCATAGGACCAAACGGCTCAGGAAAGACAACGCTCCTCAGGTGCATCAACCGGTCGCTCAAGCCGAAGGCGGGAACGGTCATGCTTGACGGCGCCGACCTTTCGAAAATGGATAGGGTGGAGATCGCGAAGAAGATCGGCGTGGTGCCGCAGCGAACCACGGTCTTTCCGTTTACAGTCTTTGACGTCATCCTCATGGGCAGGTTCCCTCATTTGGACGTCATGGGGGGCGAGAAGCCGGAAGATTTTGAAGTGGTAAAGAGGGCGATGACACTCACAAACACGTTGCATTTGGCGGAGAGAGTGGTCGACGAGCTGAGCGGCGGCGAACTGCAGAGGGTGATCATCGCCAGGGCGTTGGCCCAGGAGCCTGAGGTGTTGCTTCTTGACGAGCCGACGCTTCACCTCGATGTGAACCACCAGCTCGAGCTCCTTGATCTCGTGAGAAGTATCACGAAGGAGAAGAGGTTGATGACAATCCTCGTCTCTCACGACCTCAACTTAGCGGCAAGGTACTGTGACAAGCTCATTATGCTGAGCGACGGTAAGGTCCACTCTGTCGGTAGCGTTGGTGAGGTGCTGACGCCGCGGCGACTCAAGGAAGTTTTCCATGTGGACGTTGAGGTCATTTACCACGAGAAGACGAGATCTTACAACGTGATCCTCCTCTCGCCTAACGGATGA
- a CDS encoding RDD family protein, with protein sequence MPTGYDLLEHSSALRRHWLRRIVAAVIDALILFIPIRIALSHVVVPYKDIFAGVLAGVAWFVYSGVLEGVYAKTIGKKLLSLKVIPVKDGEELSLSKTFIRSVPKIFWYIFLPLDVLVGLAIEGDPRQRWSDTVAGTSVIVFSPEVKKIMNVASKQKRLIGWLRAK encoded by the coding sequence ATGCCGACAGGATACGATCTTTTGGAGCACAGCAGTGCTTTGAGAAGACATTGGCTTCGTAGAATTGTTGCCGCGGTTATCGATGCCCTCATACTGTTCATACCGATCAGGATAGCCCTTTCTCATGTTGTCGTTCCCTACAAAGACATTTTCGCTGGTGTGCTTGCTGGAGTGGCATGGTTTGTATACAGCGGCGTTCTTGAAGGTGTTTATGCAAAGACCATAGGCAAAAAGTTGCTGAGCCTCAAAGTCATACCTGTGAAAGATGGGGAAGAGCTTTCCTTAAGTAAGACTTTCATCAGAAGCGTACCTAAGATCTTCTGGTACATATTCCTCCCTCTCGATGTCTTGGTGGGGCTTGCAATTGAAGGAGATCCGAGGCAGAGGTGGAGCGATACCGTCGCAGGCACATCGGTAATTGTGTTTTCACCAGAAGTGAAAAAAATCATGAATGTGGCGAGTAAGCAGAAGCGCCTCATAGGATGGCTAAGAGCAAAATAA
- a CDS encoding PadR family transcriptional regulator → MPDLADGNYWKSMMNMALTKFLVLRCLYQQPSHGYVILEKLRAFTEGCCTPTYGGIYPILRELVKEGYASVESETVDGRERKVYALTDRGRRAYECALSTWKEVIPYLQKAVDEMKRDTPDQTA, encoded by the coding sequence ATGCCAGACCTTGCAGATGGTAATTACTGGAAATCCATGATGAACATGGCCCTCACGAAATTCCTCGTACTGAGGTGTCTCTATCAACAGCCGTCGCACGGCTATGTAATTCTGGAGAAGCTCAGAGCTTTCACGGAAGGCTGTTGCACGCCCACTTATGGAGGCATTTATCCAATTCTCAGAGAACTTGTAAAAGAGGGATACGCGTCGGTCGAAAGCGAAACGGTTGATGGGAGGGAGCGAAAAGTCTACGCGCTCACGGACAGGGGAAGGAGGGCATACGAGTGCGCGCTTTCTACATGGAAAGAGGTTATTCCATACCTGCAGAAGGCTGTGGATGAGATGAAGCGCGATACGCCCGATCAGACGGCATAG
- a CDS encoding helical backbone metal receptor produces the protein MNKNYVKATYTIVIAAIVILAFAGGYYLAKSSTPETPVYEGANRIVSLSAACTEIIVALGAGDKLVGVDQDSINYANAGNESFENAPGELEEYPSVVSNKTNVGKASNPSMETIVSLNPDIVFAWWYNTEVNKKIGDLGIPVITVNPQSVENVTILVRTIGSLVGKAAEAEDVIAEMNERIQAVVDKVSALSDDEKPLVYYELGTPLKTVGPGTFTHELITMAGGINIAANESARYPLLSNEYILEKNPDIIVIVSYGASIEAVKSRSGWATISAVQNDEVYKIESGWLTASPRLVLGLEQLAKWFHPGLFD, from the coding sequence ATGAATAAGAATTACGTGAAAGCAACATATACAATTGTCATCGCTGCAATCGTCATCCTGGCGTTTGCTGGGGGATATTATCTAGCAAAATCATCAACACCCGAGACGCCAGTATACGAAGGGGCTAATCGAATCGTATCGCTTTCCGCTGCCTGTACGGAAATTATCGTAGCGCTCGGAGCAGGGGATAAGCTTGTTGGCGTTGACCAGGACAGCATTAATTATGCAAATGCCGGCAATGAGAGCTTCGAGAATGCGCCAGGCGAGCTCGAAGAATATCCGTCGGTAGTTTCAAACAAAACGAACGTTGGCAAAGCATCGAATCCGAGCATGGAAACCATCGTGAGTTTAAATCCAGATATCGTCTTTGCTTGGTGGTACAACACCGAGGTGAACAAAAAGATCGGAGATCTGGGAATACCAGTGATCACGGTCAATCCGCAGTCCGTTGAAAATGTAACAATCCTTGTGAGAACAATCGGCTCGCTTGTCGGCAAAGCAGCCGAAGCTGAGGATGTGATTGCGGAAATGAATGAGAGAATCCAGGCAGTTGTAGATAAAGTTTCAGCGCTCTCTGACGACGAGAAACCACTCGTTTATTATGAGCTGGGAACGCCTCTGAAAACCGTCGGGCCAGGAACATTTACACATGAACTTATAACGATGGCAGGAGGAATAAACATTGCCGCCAACGAAAGCGCAAGGTATCCGCTGCTCAGTAACGAATACATTCTAGAAAAAAATCCAGACATCATCGTCATCGTGAGCTACGGCGCCTCCATCGAAGCGGTCAAGAGCAGGAGTGGCTGGGCGACGATCAGTGCAGTGCAGAATGATGAAGTATATAAGATCGAGAGCGGGTGGCTGACGGCGAGCCCACGATTGGTTCTCGGACTCGAGCAACTTGCCAAGTGGTTCCATCCCGGACTCTTTGACTGA
- a CDS encoding iron chelate uptake ABC transporter family permease subunit, producing the protein MNTRSIDELYAQKKVKRLIIIISLIAVLFVLVILVMCVGPVKISPFTVIEILFGTNSPGPSDELYRKIVLEVRLPRVILSGLVGAALSVAGAAMQALFRNPMASPYILGISSGAAFGASLAMVLGIGMALGIYSIPLLAFVFALATIFLVYEVAKVQGRTPVETLLLTGIAVGSLFSALVSFMQYIAGEKLSTIVFWLMGGFWTSDWDKVAIAAPLILLGIVATSAFSRHLNLILMGEETATNLGLEVETFKKIILVLSSLVTAAAVSVCGIIGFVGLIIPHIMRIVVGPDHRLLLPASCIVGAIFLISVDTFARTIIEPTELPVGVITALLGVPFFLYLLRRRKRITGW; encoded by the coding sequence TTGAACACGAGGAGCATCGACGAGCTTTACGCGCAGAAGAAAGTCAAGAGGCTTATTATTATTATATCATTAATTGCAGTGCTTTTCGTTCTCGTCATTCTGGTTATGTGCGTAGGGCCGGTGAAAATATCGCCCTTTACCGTTATTGAGATTCTCTTCGGCACCAATTCTCCTGGACCCAGCGACGAGCTCTACAGGAAAATCGTCCTGGAGGTGCGCCTGCCCCGCGTGATCCTCAGCGGGCTTGTTGGTGCAGCTCTCTCTGTTGCTGGCGCCGCTATGCAGGCGCTCTTCCGAAATCCCATGGCAAGCCCTTACATCCTTGGCATTTCGTCGGGCGCTGCATTTGGTGCGTCTCTTGCTATGGTTTTGGGCATCGGGATGGCTCTGGGCATTTATTCGATACCGCTCTTGGCGTTTGTCTTCGCCCTTGCAACGATTTTCCTCGTTTACGAGGTGGCGAAGGTACAGGGGAGGACGCCTGTAGAAACGCTGCTGCTCACCGGCATCGCCGTCGGGTCGCTTTTCTCAGCGCTGGTCTCGTTCATGCAGTACATTGCAGGCGAGAAATTGAGCACGATCGTATTTTGGCTCATGGGTGGATTTTGGACAAGCGACTGGGATAAGGTGGCGATCGCCGCGCCTTTGATATTATTGGGCATCGTGGCCACCTCAGCGTTCAGCAGGCACCTCAACCTCATCCTCATGGGCGAGGAGACGGCGACGAATTTGGGCCTTGAGGTGGAGACATTCAAAAAGATCATACTCGTTCTCTCCTCCCTCGTTACGGCCGCTGCCGTCTCGGTGTGCGGCATCATTGGATTTGTTGGTTTGATCATTCCCCACATCATGCGCATTGTCGTCGGCCCCGACCACCGATTACTTCTGCCCGCATCGTGCATCGTCGGCGCGATATTCCTTATCTCGGTAGATACATTTGCACGTACGATCATAGAGCCTACGGAACTGCCGGTGGGCGTGATCACCGCGCTCCTTGGCGTCCCCTTCTTCCTCTACCTCCTCCGCAGGAGAAAGAGAATCACGGGGTGGTGA